A genomic region of Magnolia sinica isolate HGM2019 chromosome 6, MsV1, whole genome shotgun sequence contains the following coding sequences:
- the LOC131248061 gene encoding histone-lysine N-methyltransferase, H3 lysine-9 specific SUVH5-like — protein sequence MAGVESPSLRNGNAATKSLKKRDLEDGISSVDTANCKRQKVSAIRDFPSSCGRFAARIKEKITQLGAVIGAFVGPTESLESSNHLDQTEVSGSSQILKGETAEFPMILDQTKLNGSLLETPKREISLCLPQDSVQPDTCESSKVSDQHCLSVSAVEETEEHVAKRYPLRRRISSSRDFPQGCGRKARRMSKEERLKVIASSGSKSGSNNNYAGDDGPSLKMARTVNTGRNGVNSRMEDTKEVTTITAIQEVVSWQEKLVEESAGPSKDKSSNRKFMGEEKNVTENRSQGDGFTCFESFGDRMMVQAPVGAANHPWGQGKLQLHATSVSYGMAIDTFKKDGGDLSWKSKASRGKMAARKSHCMEKTASQERNKKDIKDEDNSLPPDECVPVAQESQEIRMNVVPSVPPNSSAKGHDARHKVRETLRLFQATFRRLLRGEEAKRGQGKAIRRIDLAASKLLKEANKCVNTGKPIFGSVPGVEIGDEFRYRVELSIIGLHRPYQGGIDYTKVRGRILATSVVASGGYADDMDDVDVLVYSGQGGIPSCRDKLPKDQKLERGNLALKNSIDAKRPVRVIRGYKETKGSDSHDAWAKTGITFTYYGLYWVERFWQEDGDHGFKVFKFELRRMPGQPDLALKEAKKSKRSAVREGLCLDDISNGGERIPICAVNTIDSQHPLPFKYRTKMVYPSWCQPTLSKGCDCTNGCSDKEKCICVIKNGGEIPFNHDGAIVEAKPLVYECGPSCKCPPSCYNRVSQHGIRFLLEIFKTKSRGWGVRSLNSIPSGSFVCEYTGELLDEKEAEQRTGNDEYLFDIGRNYNDHSLIPNLHPAASCEVASDSGFTIDAAEYGSVGRFINHSCSPNLYTQNVLYDHNDKRIPHIMLFAAENIPPLQELTYDYNYTIGQVQDSDGNVKEKICYCGSNECSGRLY from the coding sequence ATGGCAGGAGTGGAAAGTCCTTCATTGAGAAATGGCAATGCGGCCACCAAGTCCTTAAAGAAACGGGATTTGGAAGACGGCATTTCTTCTGTTGATACTGCCAACTGCAAGCGTCAGAAAGTCTCCGCCATTCGGGATTTCCCAAGTAGTTGTGGGCGGTTCGCtgcaagaatcaaagaaaaaattACTCAACTCGGTGCAGTTATTGGCGCTTTTGTAGGACCGACTGAATCGCTTGAGTCATCAAATCATTTGGACCAAACTGAAGTTTCTGGCTCATCCCAAATTTTGAAAGGTGAAACAGCTGAATTTCCAATGATTTTGGATCAGACTAAATTGAACGGATCATTGTTGGAGACTCCAAAACGTGAAATCAGTTTGTGTCTGCCCCAAGATTCTGTTCAGCCTGACACGTGTGAGTCGTCAAAGGTTTCAGATCAACATTGTTTGTCTGTTTCTGCTGTTGAAGAAACAGAAGAACACGTGGCGAAAAGATATCCTCTCCGGAGAAGAATCTCCTCCAGTCGAGATTTTCCACAGGGTTGTGGAAGAAAGGCTCGACGCATGAGCAAGGAGGAACGCCTTAAAGTGATTGCTTCTTCTGGAAGCAAGAGTGGCAGCAATAATAATTATGCTGGGGACGATGGCCCATCACTCAAGATGGCTAGGACTGTCAATACTGGAAGAAACGGGGTTAACTCAAGAATGGAGGATACAAAAGAAGTCACTACAATCACTGCAATACAGGAAGTTGTATCTTGGCAGGAGAAACTGGTTGAGGAATCTGCAGGACCCAGCAAGGACAAGAGTTCAAACAGGAAGTTCATGGGGGAAGAAAAAAATGTCACTGAAAATCGATCTCAAGGAGATGGGTTTACATGTTTTGAATCTTTTGGTGATAGAATGATGGTGCAGGCCCCGGTGGGTGCAGCAAACCATCCTTGGGGGCAGGGAAAGCTGCAGTTGCATGCAACTAGTGTCAGCTATGGTATGGCTATAGACACATTTAAGAAGGATGGTGGTGATCTTTCGTGGAAGTCAAAAGCCTCCAGAGGAAAAATGGCTGCAAGGAAATCGCATTGTATGGAAAAGACTGCTTCCCAGGAGAGGAACAAAAAAGATATCAAGGACGAGGACAATTCTCtgccacctgatgaatgtgttcctGTTGCTCAAGAGTCACAAGAGATAAGAATGAATGTTGTTCCATCTGTCCCTCCTAATTCTAGTGCTAAAGGCCACGATGCCCGTCACAAAGTTAGAGAGACTCTACGCCTTTTCCAGGCGACATTTAGGAGGCTTTTGAGAGGAGAGGAAGCAAAGAGGGGACAAGGGAAGGCCATTAGGCGAATCGACCTAGCTGCTAGTAAGCTTCTCAAGGAAGCGAACAAGTGTGTGAACACTGGCAAGCCAATCTTCGGAAGCGTGCCCGGGGTCGAAATTGGCGATGAGTTCCGCTACAGGGTGGAGCTTTCCATCATTGGCCTTCATCGGCCTTATCAAGGTGGCATAGATTACACAAAGGTAAGGGGAAGGATTCTGGCTACGAGTGTTGTGGCTTCTGGGGGTTATGCCGATgacatggacgatgtggatgtgtTGGTCTACTCGGGACAAGGAGGAATTCCTTCGTGTAGAGATAAGCTGCCAAAAGATCAAAAGCTCGAGCGTGGAAATCTGGCACTGAAAAACAGTATAGACGCCAAAAGACCTGTTCGGGTCATCCGTGGATATAAAGAAACTAAAGGCAGCGATTCCCACGATGCATGGGCAAAGACAGGTATAACATTCACTTACTATGGGCTGTATTGGGTTGAGAGGTTTTGGCAGGAGGACGGGGATCATGGGTTtaaagttttcaagtttgagttgagaagaATGCCAGGGCAGCCCGATCTTGCTTTGAAAGAAGCAAAGAAGTCAAAAAGATCGGCGGTGCGTGAAGGCCTTTGTTTAGATGATATTTCTAATGGAGGGGAGAGGATACCCATCTGTGCAGTGAATACAATTGACAGTCAGCATCCATTGCCTTTCAAATACAGAACCAAGATGGTCTATCCTTCTTGGTGCCAGCCAACTCTTTCAAAAGGTTGTGACTGCACCAATGGATGCTCAGATAAAGAAAAGTGTATCTGTGTAATTAAGAACGGAGGGGAGATTCCTTTCAACCATGACGGAGCCATTGTAGAGGCCAAACCCCTTGTTTATGAGTGTGGTCCATCTTGCAAATGCCCCCCATCTTGCTACAACAGAGTTAGCCAGCATGGTATCCGATTCCTGCTAGAGATCTTCAAGACCAAATCAAGGGGTTGGGGAGTCAGATCCCTAAACTCTATTCCGTCTGGCAGTTTTGTATGTGAGTATACAGGGGAGCTGCTTGACGAGAAGGAGGCTGAACAAAGGACCGGTAATGACGAATATCTGTTCGATATTGGGCGGAACTACAATGACCATTCACTCATCCCGAACTTGCATCCAGCTGCTTCTTGCGAAGTGGCGTCAGATTCGGGCTTCACCATTGATGCAGCTGAGTACGGCAGCGTGGGAAGATTCATCAATCATAGTTGTTCTCCTAACCTTTATACGCAGAATGTCCTTTATGACCACAATGACAAAAGAATTCCGCACATAATGCTCTTCGCTGCCGAGAATATCCCGCCCTTGCAGGAATTAACGTACGACTACAATTATACAATTGGACAAGTTCAGGATTCGGATGGCAATGTAAAGGAGAAGATTTGCTACTGTGGTTCTAATGAATGCAGTGGGAGGCTGTATTGA
- the LOC131249840 gene encoding glycine-rich cell wall structural protein 2-like, producing MLKCNTYFNTSLILFVFSLTYTSLAYDISGGRKALTPAMWTTPSGGNSGSGHGSGPGGSWDYSWGWGSAPGSGWGYGSGSGRSPTGSGKGFGFGYGSGTGSGSGSGYGFGSGGAHGGGYGYGSGSGAPGGGTGGGGGGSGGQSYRSQPVPDGTVNNGGN from the coding sequence ATGCTAAAATGCAACACCTATTTCAACACCTCCCTCATCCTCTTCGTGTTCTCACTAACCTACACCTCCCTAGCGTACGATATCAGCGGTGGCAGGAAGGCGCTGACGCCGGCCATGTGGACAACCCCCAGCGGCGGCAATAGTGGATCAGGCCATGGTTCAGGCCCAGGTGGCAGCTGGGACTACAGCTGGGGGTGGGGCTCAGCTCCTGGAAGTGGTTGGGGATACGGGTCCGGCTCCGGTCGGTCCCCGACTGGGAGCGGTAAAGGGTTCGGGTTCGGTTATGGGTCTGGTACCGGGTCTGGATCCGGTTCTGGTTATGGTTTTGGTAGCGGTGGTGCGCATGGTGGTGGATATGGTTATGGAAGTGGTTCTGGTGCTCCAGGAGGCGGCACGGGCGGGGGTGGTGGTGGTTCGGGTGGCCAGAGCTACCGATCACAGCCGGTTCCTGATGGGACGGTCAACAACGGTGGAAATTGA
- the LOC131248062 gene encoding MA3 DOMAIN-CONTAINING TRANSLATION REGULATORY FACTOR 2 isoform X2 — protein sequence MECNDSFVSEEHRELLRSAAESMDPTSVSPLEISTSPKSPKAQHGKHGYGRESPIKHDRHSHSGRDGRPKKGGSGGKGTWGGLLETGDSYFVDENDPNYDSNEENCPSNSSKSPEDFKEYKKKATVIVEEYFATDDIIATANELKDLGYPEYLFYFVKKLISMAMDRHDKEKEMASLLLSTLYADVIDPPEVYKGYSKLVESADDLAVDIPDVVDVLALFIARAVVDDILPPAFLTKQMAALPKELKGVEVLRRAEKCYLSAPLHAEIIERRWGGSKNRTVEDVKANINSLLIEYVACGDKAEACRCIKHLKVPFFHHEIVKRALILAMERRAAEGPILDLLKEAAEEGVINSSQIKKGFSRLIDTIDDLSLDIPSARDLLQSLISKAASEGWLCASSLKSLSVQQEKGLEDNATQLFKIRAMAIIQEYFLTRDVFEVISSLESENPNASAELNAIFVKKLIMLAMDRKNRQKEMASVLLTSLHFPADDIMNGFLLLIESAEDTALDIPAVVEDLAMFLARAVVDEVLAPLHLEEIGSQCVGLDSIGAKVLKMARSLLKARLSGERILRCWGSGASSQTGWEIEDIKDKIGKLLEEYDSGGDMREACRCIKELSMPFFHHEVVKKALVTVMEKKNERLWGLLGECYNVGLITTNQMGKGFGRVADCMDDLALDVPDVEAQYKHYVERAKIAGWLDPSFSAVRSGLPIENGFCS from the exons GTGGGTCAGGCGGAAAAGGCACGTGGGGTGGATTACTTGAAACAGGAGACAGTTATTTTGTCGATGAAAATGATCCAAACTATGACAGCAATGAG GAAAACTGCCCATCTAATTCTAGCAAGTCACCTGAAGATTTCAAGGAGTACAAGAAGAAGGCCACTGTGATTGTGGAAGAATATTTTGCGACTGACGACATCATCGCGACCGCAAACGAATTAAAAGATCTCGGCTATCCGGAATACCTTTTCTATTTCGTTAAAAAGCTCATTTCGATGGCCATGGATCGACATGACAAGGAGAAAGAAATGGCTTCTCTTCTGTTATCGACTCTCTATGCCGATGTCATCGATCCGCCAGAAGTTTATAAAGGATATAGCAAGCTCGTCGAGTCAGCTGATGACTTAGCCGTAGATATACCAGATGTAGTTGATGTTCTAGCTCTCTTCATAGCTCGGGCTGTGGTTGATGACATACTCCCGCCGGCATTTCTGACGAAACAAATGGCCGCACTGCCAAAGGAGTTAAAAGGGGTGGAAGTGCTAAGGCGGGCCGAGAAGTGCTACTTGTCTGCCCCACTCCATGCAGAGATCATTGAGCGTCGATGGGGCGGAAGCAAGAACAGGACAGTTGAGGACGTGAAGGCTAACATAAACAGTCTGTTGATCGAGTATGTAGCATGTGGGGATAAGGCAGAGGCCTGTAGATGTATCAAACATTTGAAAGTGCCCTTCTTCCATCATGAGATTGTTAAGCGGGCCTTGATACTAGCGATGGAGAGACGGGCTGCCGAGGGCCCGATTCTTGATTTGTTGAAGGAAGCTGCTGAAGAAGGTGTTATTAATTCGAGCCAGATAAAGAAGGGGTTCAGCCGGCTTATCGATACCATTGACGACTTATCGCTTGATATCCCTAGCGCGAGAGATCTTTTGCAGTCATTGATCTCTAAGGCCGCATCAGAGGGTTGGCTGTGTGCTTCCTCGCTGAAGTCGCTTTCTGTTCAGCAGGAAAAAGGATTGGAAGACAATGCCACTCAGCTTTTCAAGATCAGAGCAATGGCCATCATTCAAGAATATTTCCTGACAAGGGACGTTTTTGAGGTGATCAGCAGTTTGGAATCAGAGAATCCAAATGCCTCCGCTGAACTGAATGCCATCTTTGTGAAGAAGCTGATAATGCTGGCGATGGATCGGAAGAACAGACAGAAGGAGATGGCTTCCGTCCTGCTGACGTCTCTCCATTTCCCAGCCGATGACATTATGAATGGTTTTCTTCTACTGATCGAGTCAGCAGAAGACACCGCTCTGGACATTCCTGCTGTCGTCGAGGATCTAGCTATGTTCTTAGCACGGGCCGTTGTGGATGAAGTCCTGGCCCCGCTGCATTTGGAGGAGATTGGCAGCCAATGCGTGGGGCTGGACTCAATTGGAGCCAAGGTGCTTAAGATGGCTCGATCGCTGCTGAAGGCCCGCCTATCAGGGGAGCGGATACTGAGGTGTTGGGGCAGCGGTGCGAGTAGCCAGACGGGATGGGAGATCGAGGACATTAAggacaagattgggaagctactGGAGGAGTATGATTCTGGCGGGGACATGCGGGAAGCATGCCGGTGCATCAAAGAGCTCAGCATGCCATTTTTCCACCATGAGGTCGTTAAGAAGGCATTAGTGACAGTTatggagaagaaaaatgaaaggtTGTGGGGCTTGTTAGGAGAATGTTACAATGTCGGACTTATAACTACTAATCAGATGGGTAAGGGATTTGGGAGGGTGGCAGACTGCATGGATGATTTGGCATTGGACGTGCCAGATGTGGAGGCCCAGTACAAGCATTATGTGGAGCGGGCCAAGATTGCCGGCTGGCTGGATCCTTCATTCTCAGCTGTTAGATCTGGACTTCCAATTGAGAATGGATTTTGTTCATGA
- the LOC131248062 gene encoding MA3 DOMAIN-CONTAINING TRANSLATION REGULATORY FACTOR 2 isoform X3, whose protein sequence is MLLNPYGGDGPSVGPTCINRQLQVNGGSGGKGTWGGLLETGDSYFVDENDPNYDSNEENCPSNSSKSPEDFKEYKKKATVIVEEYFATDDIIATANELKDLGYPEYLFYFVKKLISMAMDRHDKEKEMASLLLSTLYADVIDPPEVYKGYSKLVESADDLAVDIPDVVDVLALFIARAVVDDILPPAFLTKQMAALPKELKGVEVLRRAEKCYLSAPLHAEIIERRWGGSKNRTVEDVKANINSLLIEYVACGDKAEACRCIKHLKVPFFHHEIVKRALILAMERRAAEGPILDLLKEAAEEGVINSSQIKKGFSRLIDTIDDLSLDIPSARDLLQSLISKAASEGWLCASSLKSLSVQQEKGLEDNATQLFKIRAMAIIQEYFLTRDVFEVISSLESENPNASAELNAIFVKKLIMLAMDRKNRQKEMASVLLTSLHFPADDIMNGFLLLIESAEDTALDIPAVVEDLAMFLARAVVDEVLAPLHLEEIGSQCVGLDSIGAKVLKMARSLLKARLSGERILRCWGSGASSQTGWEIEDIKDKIGKLLEEYDSGGDMREACRCIKELSMPFFHHEVVKKALVTVMEKKNERLWGLLGECYNVGLITTNQMGKGFGRVADCMDDLALDVPDVEAQYKHYVERAKIAGWLDPSFSAVRSGLPIENGFCS, encoded by the exons GTGGGTCAGGCGGAAAAGGCACGTGGGGTGGATTACTTGAAACAGGAGACAGTTATTTTGTCGATGAAAATGATCCAAACTATGACAGCAATGAG GAAAACTGCCCATCTAATTCTAGCAAGTCACCTGAAGATTTCAAGGAGTACAAGAAGAAGGCCACTGTGATTGTGGAAGAATATTTTGCGACTGACGACATCATCGCGACCGCAAACGAATTAAAAGATCTCGGCTATCCGGAATACCTTTTCTATTTCGTTAAAAAGCTCATTTCGATGGCCATGGATCGACATGACAAGGAGAAAGAAATGGCTTCTCTTCTGTTATCGACTCTCTATGCCGATGTCATCGATCCGCCAGAAGTTTATAAAGGATATAGCAAGCTCGTCGAGTCAGCTGATGACTTAGCCGTAGATATACCAGATGTAGTTGATGTTCTAGCTCTCTTCATAGCTCGGGCTGTGGTTGATGACATACTCCCGCCGGCATTTCTGACGAAACAAATGGCCGCACTGCCAAAGGAGTTAAAAGGGGTGGAAGTGCTAAGGCGGGCCGAGAAGTGCTACTTGTCTGCCCCACTCCATGCAGAGATCATTGAGCGTCGATGGGGCGGAAGCAAGAACAGGACAGTTGAGGACGTGAAGGCTAACATAAACAGTCTGTTGATCGAGTATGTAGCATGTGGGGATAAGGCAGAGGCCTGTAGATGTATCAAACATTTGAAAGTGCCCTTCTTCCATCATGAGATTGTTAAGCGGGCCTTGATACTAGCGATGGAGAGACGGGCTGCCGAGGGCCCGATTCTTGATTTGTTGAAGGAAGCTGCTGAAGAAGGTGTTATTAATTCGAGCCAGATAAAGAAGGGGTTCAGCCGGCTTATCGATACCATTGACGACTTATCGCTTGATATCCCTAGCGCGAGAGATCTTTTGCAGTCATTGATCTCTAAGGCCGCATCAGAGGGTTGGCTGTGTGCTTCCTCGCTGAAGTCGCTTTCTGTTCAGCAGGAAAAAGGATTGGAAGACAATGCCACTCAGCTTTTCAAGATCAGAGCAATGGCCATCATTCAAGAATATTTCCTGACAAGGGACGTTTTTGAGGTGATCAGCAGTTTGGAATCAGAGAATCCAAATGCCTCCGCTGAACTGAATGCCATCTTTGTGAAGAAGCTGATAATGCTGGCGATGGATCGGAAGAACAGACAGAAGGAGATGGCTTCCGTCCTGCTGACGTCTCTCCATTTCCCAGCCGATGACATTATGAATGGTTTTCTTCTACTGATCGAGTCAGCAGAAGACACCGCTCTGGACATTCCTGCTGTCGTCGAGGATCTAGCTATGTTCTTAGCACGGGCCGTTGTGGATGAAGTCCTGGCCCCGCTGCATTTGGAGGAGATTGGCAGCCAATGCGTGGGGCTGGACTCAATTGGAGCCAAGGTGCTTAAGATGGCTCGATCGCTGCTGAAGGCCCGCCTATCAGGGGAGCGGATACTGAGGTGTTGGGGCAGCGGTGCGAGTAGCCAGACGGGATGGGAGATCGAGGACATTAAggacaagattgggaagctactGGAGGAGTATGATTCTGGCGGGGACATGCGGGAAGCATGCCGGTGCATCAAAGAGCTCAGCATGCCATTTTTCCACCATGAGGTCGTTAAGAAGGCATTAGTGACAGTTatggagaagaaaaatgaaaggtTGTGGGGCTTGTTAGGAGAATGTTACAATGTCGGACTTATAACTACTAATCAGATGGGTAAGGGATTTGGGAGGGTGGCAGACTGCATGGATGATTTGGCATTGGACGTGCCAGATGTGGAGGCCCAGTACAAGCATTATGTGGAGCGGGCCAAGATTGCCGGCTGGCTGGATCCTTCATTCTCAGCTGTTAGATCTGGACTTCCAATTGAGAATGGATTTTGTTCATGA